AGGTTAACATTCCTGTGTGTTTTGTTGCTGTTACTTTTACTTTCTGTCAAACTGTTTTCTGATTATAATATGTtctacaagatgtcttagacatcgtGTGAAACATCTGTCCCTCGGTGagccagaatttcaattggcatcagagcaggcatcCTATTCTGCTTAGGGTGAGATCCAGGGAGACTATATTCTGGTATTATGGAAAACAGCAAGGAAGGAGGGTCTATCAACAGGCCACCCATTTTGGATGGAACCAACGATGACTATTGGAAGGCTCGTATGGTTGCTTTTCTCAAATCTATTGACAACAAAACTTGGAAGGCTATTGTCAAAGGGTGGAAACATCCAGTGAAGGCTGACAAGGAGGGAACCTCAACAACTGAACTGAAACCAGAGGAGGAGTggaacaaggaagaagatgaggaagctTTAGGCAACTCCAAGGCACTGAATGccatctttaatggagttgacaaaaatatgttcCGGCTTATCAACACCTGCACTGTAGCAAAAGATGCTTGGGAAATCCTCAAGGTAGCACATGAAGGTACATCCAGAGTACGCATGTCCAGACTTCAGTTGCTGACTACTCAGTTTGAGAATCTGAGAAAGAAGGAAGAGAAGACAATCTCTGACTTTCATATGCGAGTACGTGACTTGGCAAATGCATCATTCGCTCTTGGTGAACAAATGTCTGAAGAGAAGCTTGCGAGGAAGATCCTGAGATCATTGCCTAAGAAATGTGACATGAAGGTTACTGCGATTGAAGAAGCCCAAGATATCAGCAGCATTAAAGTGGATGAGCTCATTGGATCCCTGCAGACTTTTGAAATGTCTATCAATGAGAGATCTGACAAGAAAAACAAGAGTATAACGTTTGTGTCAAATGCTGAAGATGATGACCAAAGCGAGAAAGATGCCGATGAGAATATTGCTGAAGCATTAGCCTTACTTAGGAAGAAATTTAGCAAAGTCATGTGGAAGTTTGATAGAAGATCAAAACCCAACACTTCAGATAAGCGTTTTGATACTGCTAATAATTTTGTTAATTCTCGCAGGGGCAAGGAAGAAGACAAGACTGGCAGAGGCAAGGGGATTCAGTGTCATGAGTGTGAAGGCTTTGGCCACATCAAGGCAGAATGTCCAACCTATCTGAAGAAGCAAAGCAAAGGAATGGTAGCAACATGGTCTGATGATGATTCTGGAGAAGAAGGTGAGACTCAAGTACTAGGTTTTACTATGAGATGCAGTTCAGAAAACGGATCAAGTGATGATGATATCTCTGAGGAAGAGCTTGCTGAAACATATAGGCTGCTATTCAACAAATGGGAAGAAGCATGCAATCATGGCAAGAAACTGGAATTGACTGTGGCTGGTCTGGAAGCTGACAAGAAGAGACTGAAAGATATGAACAAGAATCTCCAAGAGGAGATCTCTGTATTGAAATCAAGACATGAAGAAATGATCAAGTCTGTACGAATGTTAAACAGGCGCAGTGATGTGCTAGATCAAATTTTGGAGACTGGAAAAATGGCTAAAGATATGAAGGGGATTGGATATGGCCTGGAACCCACTTCAGAAGAAGGTAGCAAATATGAGAATAAGTTTGTTCCCTTAGAGAAAAGAACAGAATTCAAGGTGACAAATCAGATGTTCCAACAAGGTGTCAAACATGTGTACCCTCAAGTGAGGAGTGGGAGAAACTCTAGCTGGAGATGTCATCACTTTGATAGTGGATGTTCTAGACATATGATTGGGGTGAAGAATCTTCTTGATAAAGTCAAACCTCATACTACCAGCTATGTAACTTTTGGAGATGGTGCTAAAGGGAAAATCAAAGGATCAGGAAAGTTGGTCAGCTCTGGATCACCTGGGCTAGATGATGTTCTGCTAGTGGAAGGGCTAACTGCAAATTTGATAAGTATAAGTCAACTATGTGATCAAGATCTTGACGTGTCTTTTAACAAAACTGCTTGCAGGGTTACTGATAGCAATGGTGAAGTAGTTATGAGAGGAACACGTTCAAAGGACAATTGTTACATGTGGGCATCTCAAGACAAAGCAATGTCTTCAAAGTGCTTGTCAACAGTTAAGGAGGAGGTTATTCTATGGCATCAAAAACTGGGTCATTCGAACCCCAAAGGCATGAAGATGATCATTTCAACTGAGGGCATCAGGGGACTGCCCAAgctaaaaataaaagaagatagAATATGTGGTGAGTGTCAGGTTGGCAAACAAACTAAGGCATCTCATAAGAAACTTCAGCAAGTTCCTACATCCAAAACTCTTGAATTACTACACATGGATCTTATGGGCCCAATGCAAGTAGAGAGCCtaggaggaaaaaggtatgcaTTTGTTTGTGTTGATGACTTCTCTAGATACACCTGGGTTAATTTTATTGCAGAAAAATCAGATACCTTCAGTGTATTTAAAGAGTTGTGTCAGCAAATTCAAAGGGAGAAAGGTTATGGTATTGTAAGAATTCGCAGTGATCATGGTTTAGTAAGAAACATAATTGTGTGTCATTATCAACAGCTGAAGCTGAGTATATAGCAGCAGGAAGTGGGTGCACACAATTAATCTGGATGAAACAGATGCTCAAAGAGTACAACATCTTGCAAGACATCATGACGCTGTATTGTGATAATCTGAGTGCTATCAACATCTCCCAGAATCCTATCCAACATAGTAGGACTAAACACATTGATATCTGGCATTACTTTATCAGGGAACTGGTAGAAGAAAAGGTCATCTTACTTGAACATGTGGATACTGAGGCACAACTggcagatatttttactaagGCTTTAGATGCGGTGAAATTTGAGAAATTAAGGAGTGAATTGGGGGTGTGTATGTCAACAGAGTTATAGCAGTTAATGACATGTCGGAGTGGTAACGGCTATAATCCATCCTACTTAAACTTCACAATCCGTGCAGAGGAACCACTCACACTTATCTTGAAACTTCCTCCAACCGCTCGTGCTCAAGAGGATTGTGCTTTTCAAATTTCTCTCCCTTCTACATTCCAAattagcagtttctttgtctcATTTCAAGTATCTACCAACATGTCTCAGGAATCTGGCAAGCAAAGCGCTCCTGGTCTTGTTCCTGTGAAGAATGCTCATGGTGTTAGATTTCTTGGTTTGAAATCTCCGTCCTCCCATTCCACTAGGGTTACTCGATCTTCCTTTGGAATTGCTGCTCAATCATCTTCCCCAGGACACTCTCCCATTCCTAAGAAGATGCGAACCAAGCAAGTTGTGACAAAGAAGAAGACTCTCTGTGTCTCTCCACCACAGGACACCTCTCCAATTAGTGAGTCTGATACTAAAAATGTGGCTGATATTCTTGATCCAGTCATTGTGCATGCTGAAGATTTGCTGGATCTTGCAAGTGCAAGGGTTTCTGAACCTCCGGTTCAATCAAATGTGGAGAAATCCACTTCCTTCTCTGAAGACTCTGTCGATGTTCACGATGATGCTCCTCCTATGAAGAAATCAGTAATCAAGACTGGCTCTGCCAAAGCGCCTCCAGAAACTTCCTCCAGGAAAGGGAAAGAGCATGTAATCCTTGATTCTGATGGCGATACTTCTGATGATGTTGATGTGACTGTGAAGAATATAGAAAGCtggttgaggaagaagaaacacgCAACACCGGTCAAGTCAACTACAAGGACCCCTAAGGACTCCAAAGCTGCTGGCTCTGTAAGGAAAAGCAAAGGCGAGACAACAAACAAAGGAAAAGGGTTGAATGTTTCAAACAAGAAGAGGAAGCATATCTCTGACCATGAGTCAGATCAAGATGGTGAACCAATCATGCCTGACATCTCTACAACTGCAAGGAAGAGGGTTAAGGGTAAACGAGTTCCCCTGAATGTTGCTGATGTCCCTTTGGACAATGTTTCTTTCCACTATGCAGATAATGCTCAGAGATGGAAGTTTGTCTCCCATAGACGCATTTCTATAGAGAGGGTGTTAAGTGAGGAGGCCTTGGaattcaaggagatcattgatctCCTCAGTAAAGCTGAGTTGATGAAGACTGTCAAAGGTATTGGCAGGTGTTATGAGAAACTTGTGAGGGATTTTAATGTCAATATTCCCTCTGACTGTGATGATGCAGGGTCTGCTGAGTTTCACAAGGTTTTTGTAAGGGGCAAGTGTGTGCATTTTTCTCCAGTTGTGATCAATGAATTTCTGGGAAGGTCTACCACAGCTGTTGCTGAGGGGGAGTCTGACCTCAATGAGATTGCTAAGGTTATCTCTGGCAAGCAAGTGATGCAGTGGCCCAAAAAGGGTTTGTTACCATCTGGGAAGCTAACTGCCAAGTTTGTTGTGTTGAGCAAAATTGGTGCTGCAAATTGGCTGGCAACAAATCATACTTCTGGAATTACTATCCCTCTGGCCAAGTTAATCTTCTGGATAGGTACTGGGGCTACGATGGATTTTGGACAACATGTGTTTGAGCAGACCTTCAAACATGCTGGTTCCTATGATGTGAAATTGCCAATCATGTTCCCATGTCTCATTACTGAGTTGATTTTTCAGCAACATCCTAGCATCTTGCAGGCTGATGAAGCCCCCAGTAAGAAAGGATTGCCTCTGAATTTTGACTATAGACTGTTTGTTGGGACACATGTGCCAGACATAGTGTTAAATGCTCCCAAGGATGCTCCTAGTGGTAATGGAACCAAGGGCGTGACTGGTACTGGCAAAGATGACATCTTGGCAGAACTGAAGGAAATTTCCAAGACTCTTCAAGCCACCATTCAAGCTAGCAAGGTCAGGAAGCATAATGTGGATCAGCTCATCAAAATGCTTGCTGCACCAGTTGATGATGAGGTGAGTGATCCTgctgatgatgaggatgatgaggcAGACTTGGAtgaggaggatgatgatgaggcACTGTCAGATGATGACAATGTGGAAGAGCAAGGAGAAGATCCTACTGATGCTGATTCAACTTCTGAAAGCACTTATGAGTAGGCTGTCGTGTTTTTCTCCTGGTTTGCTCTGGTTGGTTGTAATTTTTCTGCCCTTGGGCTGTTTCATTTGACTACTGGTTTGTAATAACTCTGTACTCTGCCACACTCTGTTGATTGCTCTGGTCTGCTTCTATGGAACTTGGTTATTTTTCTACTGTCCTTTGCCAAattctgctaataagggggagtagTATGCATGTGGTGTGATATATGTGATGTATGTGTGCTTGATTGTTTGAAGTTAGTGTGATGCGCATGTAGCTGCTGAAAATAGCCATGATGCTAGGAAATGCTATGTGTGCTGCATGTTATTCAAGTTGTTGTGCATGATTTAGGGTAGCACGTTGTTATTAGATAAAATTTGACAaaaggggagattgttgttcctttgtcttgGATTGTCTAAATTTTAGCTAAGTGGTTTTGTGCTAGTTGTGGGACTtgatgttgtaacatcttggCTGTCACATATGTCCCTATGGGCCTGCTGTGTTTGTTTAAGAGCTGTCTTTCAGAAGCGTTGGATTGATCATGTGGTCAACAAGATAGGAATTGTTATAAGGCTTCTGCGCACTGCATGATGGATTGATTGAGTGTGATCAAATTGATTCCAGTAGATTTGATCTAATGGTTATTTGTGGAAggtttatcttttgttcaaatcttagtAATAAAAGATTTGTTGCTAATGAAATAAGATTGACTTCCTGGTTATGTTATGGACTCTTTGTTactcaagcccattgaagacaagGCCTGAGGAACTACTATATATGAAGACCAAGACCTAGCTGTTAGATTACGAATTTCAGCTAATAAGAAATTAGGGTTTTCTTGTGAGTTCATATTGTATTCTTGTGTGTAACTCTCTTAGCAACTTTCACAGAATCGTGTTAGGCTGAGAGTATTTTGAGTGTTTGTTTGATCGTGTGATCTGTCTTCACTGTGCTTGTAAGGGATCAATTATTGTGGCAGTAATTGTgggagaaagtgagaggggctctcatacttagggaaGACTAAGTAATAAGACACTATAGAAATAGGGAAATGGGCTATGAATAAGGGCTATTCATCTAAGACCTTGTGTACTTGATTATCTGatatagtggattatctttctcgggctgaagccctccagacgtagggGATTTTGCATCGAACTGGTTTAACATTCCTGTGTGTTTTGTTGCTGTTACTTTTACTTTCTGTCAAACTGTTTTCTGATTGTAATATGTtctacaagatgtcttagacatcgtGTGAAACATCTGTCCCTCGGTGTGCCAGAATTTCAAAAGGCATATCCTAAATTTCCACTGGAATCATTGCATCAACTCCATAAGCAAGCTTGAAAGGTGTTTCTCCTGTGGTGTTGTATTGTAAGCTCAGACTACAGTTATCAACTCATCAGCCCATAAGCCTTTTGCTTCACCCAAACTTTTCTTCACACCATTCAAAATGACCTTGTTTGCTGCTTCAACCTGACCATTAGACTGCGGATGCTCCATTGAAGCAAATctcatctcgattcccatttcctCACAGAAATCTATGACCTTCCTACTTGTAAATTGTGTTCCATTGTCAGAAACAATTGTCGCTGGCACACCAAATCAGCAAATTATATTCCTCCAATAAAATTTCTTAACCTTTTCAGCTGTTATCTTCGCCATGGACTCCGCTTCAATCCActttgtgaaataatccactgCCACTAAAACAAATCTGACTTGAGCTCTTGCTGGAGTGAACGGTACCAGGATATCtacgccccacattgcaaatggccacgaaGAACTCATTGAACTTAAAACTTCTGGAGGTGCTCTATGAAGATCAGCATAAGCTTGACACTTTTCACATTTTTAACAAATTCCATGCAATCGCCCTTTAAGGTtggtgatgacccgggtttatatgatgtttttagggttttttctttgttagttttgagtctttttcttatgtctcatgtagtgtttcatgcattctcatgcattttaacttttatttgtgcatttgcattagtttagtaattttgtagttttataagggctttagttgcattttagtatagtttgagtcttttgttaattgccattagttttgagtcccttgggaaattaaatggttggtattctcgatatttttccttgagctttgatgagagtaatcaggtctgaaactgaaggagaaggaaggtcaagaagcttggagaattgaatggaggcttaaagaggagtaaagatgagttaaaatgaagatcaaaagcCTTTTAAGCGAgctttgagcgcctaggcgctagttgtTTTTTTGCCAAGCtttctgaattggcgcctaggcgccaattacctccaggggccatattttcagcatggaattggcgctcaggcgctctgaattggcgcccgACACAGCAGAGAACACGTttttttttgcctataaataggattctagccattttctcttgtatcttttcatactttgtaaaattcagaggtagaggatcatctaggagagtgagagaaggcttccaagcttgtaattcaggttcttagccaagcatggctcttgccatgcttggctaatctctcttctttactttggttttcttgtaagacttttccttttaagttataatcttaagttctttcccacatgttattcttctttccttgaatcccatatccatgctttatgtttcaagttagaacatgtgctagctttatacttttctataattagaacggaagtttgttatagattagggaactgatTTGGGATTGCCCCTTCAATCTtggcttctaggaatagaggaagggttggggtttgttggcctgaactttataatctttatgcttcaaacaattgtttaagtacacaaggaattgggcttatcttttggtttgaaagaattatctatgcgaggcatcgataggtagttgcttcggctataacatcaaggagaggttcatgagaacatgtgcttagaatgatgtgcttgaattgattagttgagcaagaacccaaagtaaatcactctttcttttcattttctgtttcatttctgaatttatattttctttttccttataactacttgaacatatctcttattcaataaaaccaaccttcaaactcgaggcttaaactgaatttagtcactcacaatccctgtggttcaatatttaaaaccgggtggattcttACACTTGCAGATTTACCAACATGTTTTTGGcgtcgttgccggggattgtttgtgatttttggtttgagttacgagtttgaagtttagtctaccttagactataacttagggctgaatgggagacaacccatgttttttttttttctgttttgttcctATGTATCAATTTAACTGATTCGTTCTTGTTCTTAGTGCTTGTTCTGACTTGATCAATTATAACATGATTTGAGGTTTGGAATTCTATGAACGTGACCTAGAGTGAATCAGctagtgaatttaattttaattagattcaTTGGTCATGAGTTGATCAGTTGATACTTAGGATCTTCTTTTGCTATTTTACGTTTTATGTTTAgtgtttcaggaaataaaaaggataCACACTTGGAGGCACTAAATCACTttgaaggaggttcttttcttaccctgagttttagtccatgcatttttgcatatttttcttttatagattttgtttatccaattttatcatgcattgttatatagagtcttttataccttggtctttattccttatactcaaatgacatgttcccaagtcttgctcactcacatgatgctggttttgaaaatgtttttaagtggatactttgttctttcttttggggagtgattgtatgtttgggaaagagagggagagacttcgatcttctaagtgttgtcttgaggatagagttgatgtgactaaacaattgtctcatgctaggatgttagctctaaatgcttctcatagtggactctaattcttctttgtctaagagttgcatgaagttgattattgaatctttatcttggaactaactacatTTACTTGATCCACCGGTTTTCTaaaaatgtatccctcttttggcatgtgtgttgggagtaattctttgtgcttgagggcaagctaatcttagtgacgctcgagggcgagctgtcgttgagtatagtggtgcgatgacccgggtttatatgatgtttttagggttttttctttgttagttttgagtctttttcttatgtctcatgtagtgtttcatgcattctcatgcattttaacttttatttgtgcatttgcattagtttagtcaatttgtagttttataagggctttagttgcattttagtatagtttgagtcttttgttaattgccattagttttgagtcccttgggaaattaaatggttggtattctcgatatttttccttgagctttgatgagagtaatcaggtctaaaactgaaggagaaggaaggtcaagaagcttggagaattgaatggaggcttaaagaggagtaaagatgagttaaaatgaagatcaaaagcCTTTTCAGCGAgctttgagcgcctaggcgctgggaattggcgcctaggcgctagttgtTTTTTTGCCAAGCattctgaattggcgcctaggcgccaattacctccaggggccatattttcagcatggaattggtgctcaggcgctctgaattggcgcctgagcgcccgacACAGCAGagaacacattttttttttgcctataaataggattctaaccattttctcttgtatcttttcatactttgtaaaattcagaggtagatgatcatctaggagagtgagagaaggcttccaagcttgttctTAGACAAGCATgtctcttgccatgcttggcttatctctcttctttactttggttttctggtaagacttttccttttaagttataatcttaagttctttcgcacatgttcttcttctttctttgaatcccatatccatatgctttatgtttcaagttagaacatgtgctagatttatacttttctataattagaacggaagtttgttataaaTTAGGGAACTGATTTGGGATTGCCCCTTCAATCTtcgctactaggaatagaggaagggttggggtgtaacaccccgatttccgggtgtcactttagtaaccaaaaataaactttacgcggaaaacaggtaattttttttcgtttgattccttttaaatgaagcgatagaaaataaagacataacccaacactaactaaccaatatacaaatatatacacatgcacaacctcagctgcactctcccgtcacgcgcactcgcagtgactccaaagtagtgtggccgtaggcaaatatatacaaacccagaagtttgagtgagaaagttataagtacaatccactaagagaaagtcggcctcaaaatggcctaagcacagacccctacagtccgactgactcactgtgatccctcaataagagaaccacacgaaaagccat
This portion of the Lotus japonicus ecotype B-129 chromosome 3, LjGifu_v1.2 genome encodes:
- the LOC130744244 gene encoding uncharacterized protein LOC130744244, with the protein product MENSKEGGSINRPPILDGTNDDYWKARMVAFLKSIDNKTWKAIVKGWKHPVKADKEGTSTTELKPEEEWNKEEDEEALGNSKALNAIFNGVDKNMFRLINTCTVAKDAWEILKVAHEGTSRVRMSRLQLLTTQFENLRKKEEKTISDFHMRVRDLANASFALGEQMSEEKLARKILRSLPKKCDMKVTAIEEAQDISSIKVDELIGSLQTFEMSINERSDKKNKSITFVSNAEDDDQSEKDADENIAEALALLRKKFSKVMWKFDRRSKPNTSDKRFDTANNFVNSRRGKEEDKTGRGKGIQCHECEGFGHIKAECPTYLKKQSKGMVATWSDDDSGEEGETQVLGFTMRCSSENGSSDDDISEEELAETYRLLFNKWEEACNHGKKLELTVAGLEADKKRLKDMNKNLQEEISVLKSRHEEMIKSVRMLNRRSDVLDQILETGKMAKDMKGIGYGLEPTSEEGSKYENKFVPLEKRTEFKVTNQMFQQGVKHVYPQVRSGRNSSWRCHHFDSGCSRHMIGVKNLLDKVKPHTTSYVTFGDGAKGKIKGSGKLVSSGSPGLDDVLLVEGLTANLISISQLCDQDLDVSFNKTACRVTDSNGEVVMRGTRSKDNCYMWASQDKAMSSKCLSTVKEEVILWHQKLGHSNPKGMKMIISTEGIRGLPKLKIKEDRICGECQVGKQTKASHKKLQQVPTSKTLELLHMDLMGPMQVESLGGKRYAFVCVDDFSRYTWVNFIAEKSDTFSVFKELCQQIQREKGYAEAEYIAAGSGCTQLIWMKQMLKEYNILQDIMTLYCDNLSAINISQNPIQHSRTKHIDIWHYFIRELVEEKVILLEHVDTEAQLADIFTKALDAVKFEKLRSELGVCMSTEL
- the LOC130744245 gene encoding uncharacterized protein LOC130744245, with translation MTCRSGNGYNPSYLNFTIRAEEPLTLILKLPPTARAQEDCAFQISLPSTFQISSFFVSFQVSTNMSQESGKQSAPGLVPVKNAHGVRFLGLKSPSSHSTRVTRSSFGIAAQSSSPGHSPIPKKMRTKQVVTKKKTLCVSPPQDTSPISESDTKNVADILDPVIVHAEDLLDLASARVSEPPVQSNVEKSTSFSEDSVDVHDDAPPMKKSVIKTGSAKAPPETSSRKGKEHVILDSDGDTSDDVDVTVKNIESWLRKKKHATPVKSTTRTPKDSKAAGSVRKSKGETTNKGKGLNVSNKKRKHISDHESDQDGEPIMPDISTTARKRVKGKRVPLNVADVPLDNVSFHYADNAQRWKFVSHRRISIERVLSEEALEFKEIIDLLSKAELMKTVKGIGRCYEKLVRDFNVNIPSDCDDAGSAEFHKVFVRGKCVHFSPVVINEFLGRSTTAVAEGESDLNEIAKVISGKQVMQWPKKGLLPSGKLTAKFVVLSKIGAANWLATNHTSGITIPLAKLIFWIGTGATMDFGQHVFEQTFKHAGSYDVKLPIMFPCLITELIFQQHPSILQADEAPSKKGLPLNFDYRLFVGTHVPDIVLNAPKDAPSGNGTKGVTGTGKDDILAELKEISKTLQATIQASKVRKHNVDQLIKMLAAPVDDEVSDPADDEDDEADLDEEDDDEALSDDDNVEEQGEDPTDADSTSESTYE